The genome window TCTAACTTGCTGTTATCGTCAAAGATATTATTTTAGAAATTATTATTGGTGAGACCCTACAGTACTTTACAAAACCCTTCCTAGAATTGTGCTCTTATTTAAGAATACTGGAGACATCCTTAGGTAAATACCTTCAACAAGCCCCTTATTAGAAAGATTCAGCTGCCCAGATTTTCTTGCCATCCTTATAATCTGAGGGTGCAGCTCCTCCTTCTTGGCATCACCAAACACTGCACCAACATTGGCAAAGCCTCGCATCGCCGGCCTGCCTCGGTGGACCTGGATTCTGGCACGGACTGAACTATATCTTGATGGCCTGGGACGGCTGCTTGGCTTGGGACCATTTTTACTAGGGatggaaaatagataaaaacacatgaaaataagggaaaagacattttttttctttttgcttctaaTTCAAACATTGTGAAGAGGTTACGTGACTGACCTTTCTTCATCTGCGGAAGGGGACTTTCCTCGACTTGACAGTGAAGACCCAGACCCTCGCTTGAGAGAGCTTGAGGCAGAGGTGGTGGAGATCCTGCTGATGCCCCGCGCTCGACCCCGATGAAGGCCAACACCCAGGTGGCCCCTTGGGATGCCTTGAGGCTTGCTGAGCTTGTCTTGTGAGTCTACGTGAGAAAAAGGGACTTTCATAATGTTTTCTATGTAGTTTTACCTTAAAATCTGCAGGGTTAGGTAGCAGACACCCATGAATACCTgctcatcatcattcatcatcatttcatcgacgcctgctcctaggagctcccaccaggggattgccatggcagaagagcttccaactttctctatccagacactccctccttgcctgctcaaagtttctcaaagatctttcccccttctccccaacgtactcttgcaccctatccctccatttcactggaggtcgtcctctagcattccctccctctatctcactcacatacacccttctggtcatcttactctcctccattcgctccatgtggccaaaccacttcaaggtctgtcgcttcacttcttctaccactccacacttcttcccttcacccc of Eriocheir sinensis breed Jianghai 21 chromosome 2, ASM2467909v1, whole genome shotgun sequence contains these proteins:
- the LOC126998495 gene encoding leucine-rich repeat-containing protein 40-like isoform X2, whose translation is MADSQDKLSKPQGIPRGHLGVGLHRGRARGISRISTTSASSSLKRGSGSSLSSRGKSPSADEESKNGPKPSSRPRPSRYSSVRARIQVHRGRPAMRGFANVGAVFGDAKKEELHPQIIRMARKSGQLNLSNKGLVEVPEKVYHINEIDTEEAKKMTMNMRMDNSDDDRWWEQVDLTRLYLNSNQLASLSPMINNLQSLQVLDVSVTFYITSRASHP